Proteins encoded by one window of Amaranthus tricolor cultivar Red isolate AtriRed21 chromosome 4, ASM2621246v1, whole genome shotgun sequence:
- the LOC130809974 gene encoding dirigent protein-like, whose amino-acid sequence MAFSSIYLLTIISLFLFPTMSISTSLKSMHFTFYQHDIVNKTDFMIIKGITGADLSLTASPFGSIFILHDPLTISPDPSSDLIGHAEGATITSSFDGLDNLSIGKFTLNFRAHKGSFSVLGSVNNLKPSDIPVVGGTGDFMFVQGFLRSSLVDIKGLYFVYKVEANLYWPPFATTL is encoded by the coding sequence ATGGCCTTCTCTTCCATCTATCTACTTACAATCATATCTCTATTCTTGTTCCCTACCATGTCTATCTCTACCTCCCTCAAATCCATGCATTTTACATTCTACCAACATGATATTGTTAATAAGACCGATTTCATGATTATTAAGGGTATAACTGGTGCTGATCTCAGTTTAACAGCAAGCCCATTTGGGAGTATTTTTATACTTCATGACCCACTAACTATAAGCCCAGATCCTTCATCTGACTTAATTGGGCATGCTGAGGGTGCAACAATTACATCAAGCTTTGATGGTCTTGATAATTTGTCTATTGGAAAGTTTACTCTTAACTTTAGGGCCCACAAAGGTTCTTTTTCTGTTCTTGGAAGTGTTAATAATCTTAAGCCTTCTGATATTCCTGTGGTGGGTGGTACTGGAGATTTCATGTTTGTTCAAGGGTTTTTGAGATCATCACTTGTTGATATTAAGggtttatattttgtttataaGGTGGAAGCCAATTTATATTGGCCTCCTTTTGCTACCACGCTATGA
- the LOC130809973 gene encoding protein TIC 40, chloroplastic, translated as MENLALVSSKPVMGLSNFPGCRIISTKQCFGLPLLPKRTKGSVFVSKPRSKTVLFALFSSNSNKKVVQSTPETADKQTTSVGVNPLPYAAPPPSQFGSPLFWIGVGVACSALFSFASSWLKKFAMQQTFKTMMSQMGSQNNQFSNAGYGSGSPFPYTPPSTSGSNPFGYPYQPPSTSGMSTSSKSTTTSASSRATYPSPAASEASAVVDVSPTKTESSEPEVVKEETENKTETKRSAFVDVSPEETFQNTAFENYNDSSSPTPSEITKFAEVVQNGAASTESTSEQDQSTRKKGSLLSVDTLEKMMEDPSVQKMVFPHLPEEMRDPATFKWMLQNPVYRQQLQEMLDNMGGTPDFDNRMLENLKNFDINSPEVKQQFDQIGLTPEEVISKIMANPDIAMAFQNPRVQQAIMDVSQNPMNIVKYQNDKEVMDVFNKIQQLFPGTSGPF; from the exons atggaaaatttagcCCTAGTTTCTTCAAAACCAGTAATGGGTTTAAGCAATTTCCCTGGTTGTAGAATTATTTCTACCAAACAATGCTTTGGTCTTCCTCTTCTACCCAAGAGAACAAAAGGGTCTGTCTTTGTTTCAAAACCCAGATCAAAAACTGTTCTTTTTGCTTTGTTTTCCTCTAATTCCAACAAAAAAGTTGTTCAAAGTACTCCTGAAACAGCTGATAAACAGACCACTTCTGTTGGGGTTAATCCACTTCCTTATGCTGCTCCTCCCCCTTCTCAATT TGGGTCACCTTTGTTTTGGATTGGGGTTGGTGTTGCATGTTCTGCACTTTTCTCTTTTGCTTCTTCATGGTTGAAG AAATTTGCTATGCAACAAACTTTCAAGACTATGATGAGCCAGATGGGATCTCAAAACAATCAATTTAGCAATGCAGGCTATGGATCTGGCTCACCTTTCCCATACACACCTCCATCTACATCAGGATCTAATCCATTTGGTTATCCTTACCAACCACCTTCTACATCTGGAATGAGTACCTCATCAAAGTCAACTACTACATCTGCATCAAGCCGGGCTACTTATCCATCTCCTGCTGCTTCTGAAGCTTCTGCAGTAGTAGATGTTTCTCCGACTAAAACAGAATCATCAGAACCTGAAGTTGTTAAAGAGGAAACGGAAAATAAGACTGAAACAAAAAGATCTG CATTTGTTGATGTTTCTCCTGAAGAAACTTTTCAAAATACAGCATTTGAAAACTATAATGACTCATCTTCACCGACACCATCCGAGATTACTAAATTTGCTGAG GTTGTACAAAACGGAGCTGCTTCAACAGAAAGTACTTCCGAGCAGGATCAATCTACAC GGAAAAAGGGTTCGTTGTTATCAGTGGACACTTTGGAGAAAATGATGGAAGATCCGTCTGTCCAGAAGATGGTTTTTCC ACATCTTCCTGAGGAGATGAGAGATCCCGCTACCTTTAAAT GGATGCTACAAAATCCAGTATACCGTCAGCAGTTGCAAGAAATGTT AGACAATATGGGGGGAACTCCAGATTTCGACAATCGTATGTTGGAAAACCTAAagaattttgatataaatagtcCTGAAGTTAAGCAGCAGTTTG ATCAAATCGGCCTTACACCTGAAGAAGTCATCTCAAAAATTATGGCTAACCCTGATATTGCAATGGCGTTCCAGAACCCCAGAGTTCAGCAAGCCATAATGGAT GTTTCGCAGAACCCCATGAATATCGTCAAGTATCAAAACGATAAGGAG GTCATGGACGTGTTTAACAAAATACAACAACTTTTTCCTGGGACATCCGGCCCTTTCTGA
- the LOC130809975 gene encoding beta-amyrin 6-beta-monooxygenase-like codes for MDLTILLGLTITFIVILITKKFQLFIISKTCSKKQLPFPPGKKGWPLIGETPSFVSSPKKFILDRMKTYNRNAFQTSIAGETVAILCGPAANKFIFSNENKLLKFWLPYSVSKALAQQNANPNSNSYKMADEIAHKFLKLDNIQKFVGTMDSMAQQHLDTFWVPSLQVKVHPLIKEFTFELSYRVFVEYFNPNLKSLKELRDPFFEFIEGILSTPLYVPGMPYYKALKASKIVQEKIFEMVEKRKNKMGNDDHDHDQIDGDLLGRFLMVRDEDGSCVSKEDIARVIVGFIFASFYTTTTTIAFTIAYLSKHPHVYDKVLQEQMNIKRSKGEGEQLNWIDVQKMKYSWNVICETMRLKPPSPGGFKEAITDFNFAGFHIPKGWKIHWSAYSTNMNPKYFENPEKFYPSRFEGSGPAPYTFVPFGGGPRMCIGKEYAKIETLVFLHNLVTKFKLKMVNPNEKIFYNPDPIPVDGLKVHLQLHS; via the exons ATGGATTTAACCATTCTTTTAGGATTAACCATAACATTCATAGTCATACTTATTACAAAAAAATTCCAACTTTTTATCATTTCAAAAACATGCTCAAAAAAACAATTACCATTTCCACCAGGCAAAAAAGGTTGGCCATTAATAGGAGAAACCCCAAGTTTTGTATCATCCCCAAAAAAATTCATACTTGATAGAATGAAAACATACAACCGTAATGCATTTCAAACCTCCATTGCTGGTGAAACAGTAGCTATTCTATGTGGGCCCGCAGCCAACAAATTTATCTTCTCTAATGAAAACAAATTGCTCAAATTCTGGCTACCCTACTCTGTTTCTAAAGCTCTTGCTCAACAAAATGCTAACCCTAATTCAAATTCTTATAAAATGGCTGATGAAATTGCCCATAAGTTCCTAAAATTAGACaatatacaaaaatttgtggGTACTATGGATTCTATGGCCCAACAACATTTGGACACATTTTGGGTACCCTCCCTCCAAGTTAAAGTACATCCCTTAATAAAAGAGTTCACTTTTGAGTTATCTTATAGGGTTTTTGTTGAGTATTTTAACCCAaatttgaagtctttgaaagaatTACGTGAtcctttttttgaatttattgaaGGGATTTTATCTACACCTCTTTATGTCCCTGGGATGCCTTATTATAAGGCTCTTAAAGCGTCGAAAATTGTCCAAGAGAAGATTTTTGAGATGGTGGAGAAGAGAAAGAACAAAATGGGGaatgatgatcatgatcatgatcaaaTTGATGGTGATTTGTTGGGTAGATTTTTGATGGTTAGGGATGAGGATGGAAGTTGTGTAAGCAAAGAGGATATTGCTAGAGTTATTGTTGGGTTTATATTTGCTAGTTTTTATACAACTACTACTACTATTGCCTTCACAATTGCCTACCTTTCTAAACATCCTCATGTTTATGATAAAGTTTTGCAag AACAAATGAATATCAAAAGATCGAAAGGAGAAGGAGAGCAACTCAATTGGATAGACGTTCAGAAAATGAAGTACTCATGGAATGTAATATGTGAAACCATGAGACTTAAACCACCTTCTCCAGGAGGTTTCAAGGAGGCTATTACTGATTTTAACTTTGCAGGGTTTCACATCCCTAAAGGATGGAAG atACATTGGAGTGCATACTCAACAAATATGAATCCCAAGTACTTTGAGAATCCAGAGAAATTTTATCCATCAAGATTTGAAGGAAGTGGGCCAGCCCCTTATACATTTGTACCATTTGGGGGTGGACCTAGAATGTGTATAGGAAAAGAATATGCTAAAATAGAAACTCTTGTTTTTCTCCATAATTTAgtcacaaaatttaaattaaaaatggttAATCCCAATGAAAAGATTTTCTATAATCCAGACCCAATTCCTGTGGATGGTCTTAAAGTTCATCTACAACTTCATTCATAG